From one Anopheles bellator chromosome 1, idAnoBellAS_SP24_06.2, whole genome shotgun sequence genomic stretch:
- the LOC131215104 gene encoding uncharacterized protein LOC131215104, with amino-acid sequence MEISLLTLGLVVGALVMAYRFFTKNYFYFADKPIPFLKPSFPFGNQGAVMMKKASLFQHFRALYEAFPDARIFGMFNVRQPVYFVRDPEMIKQITVKDFDHFVDHMATGLDDNTNEEMLLAHSLVSLRGQKWRDMRATLSPAFTGSKMRIMFGLIAECAHSMMAHFREEETKARANGHGGMQLEMKDVMSRFANDVIGTAAFGIKVDSFRDPQNEFISMGRSIANQKNVWKALKLLGISVCPKLMARLKIDFLSKEEDRFFRGTITETMRVRDEQQIFRPDMIELLMQAKKGSLKHQQADEPQVAAEGFATVEESQIGRRTHDRRWTDSELVAQAFLFFVAGYETISWTMSFALYELAIAEDIQQKLFVELREAESSLGDEGEDISYEKLQSLRYLDMVVSETLRKWPIGVMVNRECVRDYKYEDGDGTKFTIEKGMVLLISIIGMHFDPKYYTDPERFDPERFSEENRKNIQPGTYIPFGIGPRNCIGSRFALMEVKAVLYYLLKQFRVVPCARTQIPLQFKKSATQFATEHGVWLEFQSRSQKLISSTEPDPDPDRIARVVHTVGSEAKEREPATGGNSLSRVSAPDKRNLRTSVWDVGLFTTRPLSPLSLASVLSSECACFSHCVARGRINLRRRGLLSVAPQQPPAMALDLVTVAALLAIVALVYHYVRRRHAYFNDKPYPHLKPTFLLGSSAPMLFRTRNMIEHIQALYNTFPDAKLMGAFDMMTPNLLVRDLECVKQIGVKDFDHFSDHTPLLKDERDYARSEMMFLNSLFMMRGQKWRDMRATLSPAFTGAKMRQMFALVSQAGQGMVEHFVKETGQPGASQEYEMKDIFSRFANDVIATVAFGIEVNSFTDPENMFYVSGKKLLDFTNFWAGLKFLLFMTAPKLAMKLKIEMMDVRMSRYFSAMILDNMRVRDEQGIVRNDMIQMLMQVKKGALRHGADEPEATKGDDAGFATVEESSVGKSVSTRHWTDKELVAQCFLFFLAGFDTVSTTLGFTCYELMVNPDVQERLYREILETEAALGGRPLTYDAVQSMRYMDMVVSESLRIWPPAPAVERYCTRDYTFDDGAGLRFPIEAGRTIFIPVAGLHFDPRYFPNPTRFDPERFSEENRGDIVPGSYLPFGIGPRNCIGSRFALMEVKSILYHMLKSFSFERCARSQVPLKLKNHPAMLATEKGNWIHLKPRAQPNAE; translated from the exons ATGGAGATCAGCCTACTGACGCTGGGGCTGGTGGTAGGCGCCCTGGTGATGGCGTACCGgtttttcaccaaaaactACTTCTATTTCGCGGACAAACCCATACCATTCCTGAAGCCCTCGTTCCCGTTCGGTAACCAGGGTgcggtgatgatgaagaagGCCTCCCTGTTCCAGCACTTCCGGGCGCTGTACGAAGCGTTTCCAGACGCCAG AATCTTCGGCATGTTCAACGTCCGCCAGCCGGTGTACTTCGTGCGGGATCCGGAAATGATCAAGCAAATAACGGTGAAGGATTTCGACCATTTTGTCGACCACATGGCCACCGGTCTGGACGATAACACTAACGAGGAGATGTTGCTGGCGCACTCGCTCGTCTCACTGCGTGGCCAGAAGTGGCGAGATATGCGGGCCACCCTCAGCCCGGCGTTCACCGGCAGCAAGATGCGCATCATGTTTGGCCTGATCGCCGAGTGTGCCCATTCAATGATGGCCCACTTCCGCGAGGAGGAAACCAAGGCACGAGCCAACGGCCACGGTGGGATGCAGCTGGAGATGAAGGACGTGATGAGCCGGTTCGCGAATGACGTCATCGGGACGGCCGCGTTCGGCATCAAG GTGGACTCGTTCCGTGATCCGCAGAACGAGTTCATCAGCATGGGCCGCTCGATCGCGAACCAGAAAAATGTGTGGAAGGCGCTGAAGCTACTCGGCATTTCTGTCTGCCCGAAGCTGATGGCGCGGCTGAAGATCGACTTCCTGTCGAAGGAGGAAGATCGGTTCTTCCGCGGGACCATCACGGAGACGATGCGCGTACGCGACGAACAGCAGATCTTCCGGCCGGACATGATCGAGCTGCTGATGCAGGCGAAAAAGGGCAGCCTCAAGCACCAGCAAGCGGACGAGCCGCAGGTGGCGGCGGAAGGGTTTGCGACGGTCGAGGAGTCGCAGATTGGCCGCCGGACGCACGATCGCCGCTGGACCGACAGCGAGCTAGTGGCGCAggcctttcttttcttcgtaGCCGGCTACGAAACCATCTCCTGGACCATGTCGTTCGCTCTGTACGAGCTGGCGATCGCCGAGGACATCCAGCAGAAGCTATTTGTCGAGCTGCGCGAAGCGGAATCATCGCTGGGCGACGAAGGTGAGGACATTTCCTACGAAAAACTACAATCCCTGCGGTACCTGGACATGGTTGTGTCGGAGACGCTGCGCAAGTGGCCCATCGGTGTGATGGTGAACCGGGAGTGTGTGCGAGACTACAAGTACGAGGATGGCGATGGGACCAAATTCACCATCGAAAAGGGTATGGTGCTGCTCATCTCCATCATCGGTATGCACTTCGATCCGAAGTACTACACCGATCCGGAGCGATTCGATCCGGAGCGGTTCAGCGAGGAGAACCGCAAAAACATCCAGCCCGGCACCTACATACCTTTCGGTATTGGACCCCGGAACTGCATCG GATCCCGATTCGCGCTGATGGAAGTCAAGGCCGTCCTGTACTATCTGCTGAAGCAGTTCCGGGTGGTTCCGTGTGCCAGGACGCAGATTCCTTTGCAGTTCAAAAAGTCGGCCACACAGTTTGCCACCGAGCATGGCGTATGGCTTGAGTTCCAGTCCCGA TCGCAAAAGTTAATCTCGTCAAcggaaccggatccggatccggatcgtaTCGCTCGAGTAGTCCACACAGTGGGCAGTGAAGCAAAGGAAAGggaaccggcaaccggcgggAATTCTCTGTCTCGAGTGTCCGCGCCCGATAAGCGTAATCTGCGCACTTCCGTGTGGGAcgtcggtttgtttacaacgCGCCCCTTATCGCCCCTTAGTCTCGCCAGTGTCCTTTCGTCCGAGTGTGCGTGCTTTTCGCATTGTGTGGCGAGAGGAAGAATCAATCTCCGCCGCCGCGGTTTGCTTTCAGTTGCCCCACAACAaccgccggcgatggcgctcgatctggtgacggtggcggcgctgctCGCCATCGTGGCGCTAGTGTATCATTACGTGCGCCGGAGACACGCGTACTTTAACGACAAACCGTACCCGCACCTGAAGCCCACCTTCCTGCTCGGCAGTTCCGCGCCGATGCTCTTCCGGACGCGCAACATGATCGAGCACATCCAAGCGCTGTACAACACGTTTCCGGATGCGAA GCTGATGGGTGCGTTCGATATGATGACCCCGAATCTGCTGGTGCGCGATCTCGAGTGCGTGAAGCAGATCGGCGTGAAGGACTTTGACCATTTCAGCGACCACACGCCACTGCTGAAGGACGAGCGAGACTATGCGCGGTCCGAGATGATGTTCCTGAACTCGCTGTTCATGATGCGCGGCCAGAAGTGGCGGGATATGCGGGCCACGCTCAGCCCGGCGTTCACCGGGGCCAAGATGCGCCAGATGTTCGCGCTCGTGTCCCAGGCCGGCCAGGGTATGGTGGAGCACTTTGTGAAGGAAACGGGCCAACCCGGCGCCAGCCAGGAGTACGAGATGAAGGATATTTTTTCGCGCTTCGCCAACGACGTGATCGCAACGGTCGCGTTTGGGATCGAGGTGAACTCATTCACCGACCCGGAGAACATGTTCTACGTGAGCGGCAAGAAGCTGCTCGATTTTACCAACTTCTGGGCCGGGCTCAAGTTTCTGCTGTTCATGACGGCACCGAAGCTGGCGATGAAGCTGAAGATCGAGATGATGGACGTGCGGATGAGCCGGTACTTTAGCGCCATGATCCTGGACAATATGCGGGTGCGCGACGAGCAGGGCATCGTGCGGAACGACATGATCCAGATGCTGATGCAGGTGAAGAAGGGAGCGCTACGCCACGGCGCCGACGAGCCGGAAGCGACGAAGGGTGATGATGCGGGGTTCGCGACCGTCGAGGAGTCGAGCGTGGGCAAGAGCGTTAGCACGCGCCACTGGACGGACAAGGAGCTGGTGGCCCAGTGTTTCCTGTTCTTCCTCGCCGGCTTCGATACGGTATCGACGACGCTCGGGTTCACGTGCTACGAGCTGATGGTGAACCCGGACGTGCAGGAGCGCCTCTACCGGGAGATTCTCGAGACGGAAGCGGCACTCGGCGGGCGGCCGCTCACGTACGATGCGGTGCAGTCGATGCGTTACATGGACATGGTGGTCTCGGAGTCGCTCCGTatctggccaccggcaccggcggtcgAGCGGTACTGTACCCGGGACTACACATTCGACGACGGCGCTGGGTTGCGCTTCCCGATCGAGGCGGGACGTACCATCTTCATACCGGTCGCTGGCCTGCACTTTGATCCGCGGTACTTCCCCAACCCGACCCGCTTCGATCCGGAGCGGTTCAGCGAGGAGAACCGCGGTGACATTGTGCCCGGGTCGTACCTGCCGTTCGGGATTGGGCCGCGGAATTGTATCGGCTCGCGGTTCGCGTTGATGGAGGTGAAATCGATTCTCTACCACATGCTGAAGAGCTTCTCGTTCGAGCGCTGCGCCCGTTCGCAGGTGCCGCTGAAGCTGAAAAATCATCCGGCCATGCTAGCGACCGAGAAGGGCAATTGGATCCACTTGAAACCGAGGGCCCAGCCGAATGCCGAGTAG
- the LOC131207818 gene encoding probable cytochrome P450 9f2 codes for MELNFLYVIPLVSVLVALYMYLTRNNGFFGSYAIPCLPVEPLFGSSRSLMLKRVSFQDFIRRNYERFPGARVFGMFEMLTPLFVIRDPELVKRITVKDFDHFVNHRPIFHTDNDNPSSPVMLQKILIALTDQRWRDMRATLSPAFTGSKMRQMFELIVECSTSMVQHYRQQVASGAQEYELKDVFVRFTNDVIATCAFGIQVDSFRDEQNEFFRYGKDITNFSRPQVFLKMMAYQVFPSLMARLQVDLFDRQHVAFFTDALRQSVAARERHGIVRPDMVHLLMQAGKGTLRHQPEPEHEEPEGFATARESAVGHGKAPAALTEVEMVAQCLIFFVAGFDTTATCLTFLVYELAIAPDLQDRLYEEILRTHEALDGQSLTYDALQRMRFMDMVVSETLRKWPPSPATDRLCSREYVLPAEGDQPAITIPKGANVSIPVAGLQHDPRYYPDPDRFDPERFSEENRHQIHPGAYLPFGIGPRNCIGSRFALMEVKAIVYQLLLSFRFERTDRTPVPMRLAKGFTTLKAESGVYLRLVARK; via the exons ATGGAGCTGAACTTCCTTTACGTTATTCCGCTGGTGTCGGTGCTGGTGGCACTGTACATGTACCTGACCCGCAACAATGGGTTCTTCGGGAGCTACGCCATTCCGTGCCTGCCGGTGGAGCCACTGTTCGGGAGCTCCCGAAGCCTGATGCTGAAGCGCGTCTCGTTCCAAGACTTTATCCGCCGGAACTACGAACGGTTCCCCGGGGCAAG GGTGTTCGGTATGTTCGAGATGCTGACCCCGCTGTTCGTCATCCGGGATCCGGAACTGGTCAAGCGGATCACCGTGAAGGACTTCGATCACTTCGTCAACCATCGGCCAATTTTTCACACCGACAACGACAACCCATCGTCACCCGTGATGCTCCAGAAAATCCTGATCGCGCTGACGGACCAGCGGTGGCGCGATATGCGCGCTACGCTCAGCCCGGCGTTCACCGGCAGCAAGATGCGCCAGATGTTCGAGCTGATCGTCGAGTGTAGCACCAGCATGGTGCAGCACTACCGCCAGCAGGTTGCCAGCGGTGCCCAGGAGTACGAGTTGAAGGACGTGTTCGTGCGCTTCACGAACGACGTGATTGCGACGTGCGCCTTCGGCATTCAGGTGGACTCGTTCCGTGACGAACAGAACGAGTTCTTCCGCTACGGCAAAGATATCACCAACTTCAGCCGACCGCAAGTCTTCCTCAAGATGATGGCCTACCAGGTGTTCCCCTCTCTGATGGCCCGCCTGCAGGTGGACCTTTTCGACCGCCAGCACGTCGCATTCTTCACGGACGCGCTCCGCCAATCGGTGGCGGCCCGCGAACGGCACGGAATCGTCCGGCCGGACATGGTGCACCTGCTGATGCAGGCCGGCAAGGGCACGCTCCGCCaccagccggagccggagcacgAAGAACCGGAGGGATTCGCCACGGCCCGTGagtcggccgtcggccacGGCAAAGCACCCGCCGCACTCACCGAGGTAGAGATGGTGGCgcagtgtttgattttcttcgtcGCCGGGTTCGACACGACCGCGACGTGCTTGACGTTCCTCGTGTACGAGCTGGCCATCGCCCCGGATCTGCAGGACCGGCTGTACGAGGAGATTCTCCGCACGCACGAAGCCCTCGACGGACAGTCGCTCACGTACGATGCCCTCCAGCGGATGCGCTTCATGGACATGGTGGTGTCGGAGACGCTGCgcaagtggccaccgtcgccggccaccgatcggctgTGTTCGCGCGAGTATGTCCTGCCGGCCGAAGGAGATCAGCCCGCGATCACCATACCGAAGGGTGCCAACGTGTCAATCCCCGTCGCCGGGTTGCAGCATGACCCGCGGTACTATCCCGACCCGGATCGCTTCGATCCGGAACGGTTCAGTGAGGAGAACCGGCACCAGATCCACCCGGGGGCGTACCTGCCGTTCGGTATTGGGCCACGCAACTGTATCGGCTCGCGGTTCGCACTGATGGAGGTGAAGGCCATCGTctaccagctgctgctgagcttTCGGTTTGAGCGCACCGACCGAACACCGGTCCCGATGCGGCTTGCCAAAGGATTCACCACGCTGAAGGCCGAAAGCGGAGTCTATCTGAGACTGGTCGCTAGAAAGTAG
- the LOC131215105 gene encoding probable cytochrome P450 9f2, which produces MTMELWFLLSTVGVLLVYRVYAYLTRNNRYFDGKPIPHLAPEPLFGNVRQLLLKQVSSTEFIRSIYDRFPQEKVFGMFDFRTPVFVVRDPELIKRIAIKDFDHFVNHRPMFGRNTDPDSDALFAKTLFALTDGQWRQMRATLSPAFTGTKMRQMFDLITECSVQMVQHFRQQSSDAGRVYEMKEVFARFANDVIATCAFGLKVDSFRDASNAFFANGKQLVNFNRIGVIVKAIGYSMVPWLMERLEVDLFDRQQTRFFGSIIQETVRRRKADGIVRPDMVHLLMRAQQGTLKHGEQQEEDRSDEGFATVQESEVGRTDIGDRRPISDMELVAQCLIFFLAGFDGVSASLAFLSYELALNPGVQEKLHAEALATRQSLNGKPLTYDVLQRMKYMDMVVSESLRKWSSAPFVDRLCTRDYVLSIGDDGTEFTIDKGTVVFIPISGIHHDPRYYPDPDRFDPERFGETARDNIIPGTYLPFGIGPRNCIGSRFALMEVKAIIYHLLLEFSFERCAETQVPPPLAKGFMGLGLEKGIQIEFRPRSLLSG; this is translated from the exons ATGACGATGGAGCTTTGGTTCCTACTTTCGACCGTCGGGGTCCTGCTGGTGTATCGGGTGTACGCGTACCTCACGAGGAACAACCGGTACTTCGATGGCAAACCGATTCCGCACCTAGCACCCGAGCCACTGTTTGGCAACGTGCGCCAGTTGCTGCTCAAGCAAGTGTCCTCGACCGAATTCATACGCTCCATCTACGACCGGTTCCCACAGGAGAA AGTGTTCGGGATGTTCGACTTCCGGACgccggtgtttgtggtgcgcGATCCGGAGCTAATCAAGCGGATCGCCATCAAGGACTTTGACCATTTCGTGAACCACCGGCCCATGTTCGGGCGCAACACGGACCCCGACTCGGACGCCTTGTTTGCGAAAACACTGTTCGCGCTCACCGACGGCCAGTGGCGCCAGATGCGGGCCACGCTCAGTCCGGCCTTCACCGGGACCAAGATGCGCCAGATGTTCGACCTCATCACCGAATGCAGCGTGCAGATGGTGCAGCACTTTCGGCAGCAATCCAGCGATGCCGGCCGGGTGTATGAGATGAAGGAAGTGTTTGCGCGCTTTGCCAACGACGTCATAGCGACGTGTGCGTTTGGGCTGAAGGTGGACTCGTTCCGCGACGCCAGCAATGCATTCTTCGCCAACGGCAAACAGTTGGTCAACTTCAACCGCATCGGAGTGATCGTGAAGGCGATCGGCTACAGCATGGTCCCCTGGCTGATGGAACGACTGGAGGTGGATCTGTTCGACCGCCAGCAAACCCGGTTCTTCGGGAGCATCATCCAGGAAACGGTACGTCGTCGGAAGGCGGATGGGATCGTGCGACCGGATATGGTTCACCTGCTGATGCGCGCCCAACAGGGAACGCTGAAGCACGGCGAGCAGCAGGAAGAAGACCGAAGCGATGAGGGGTTCGCCACAGTGCAGGAGTCAGAAGTGGGCCGCACGGACATCGGCGACCGCCGACCGATCAGCGACATGGAGCTGGTGGCCCAGTGTTTAATCTTCTTCCTGGCCGGATTCGATGGAGTCTCCGCCAGCCTGGCGTTTCTTTCGTACGAGCTAGCTCTGAACCCGGGCGTGCAGGAGAAGCTTCACGCCGAAGCCCTAGCTACCCGCCAGTCTCTCAACGGTAAGCCGCTCACCTACGATGTCCTGCAGCGCATGAAATACATGGACATGGTGGTGTCGGAGTCGCTTCGCAAGTGGTCGTCGGCCCCGTTTGTCGATCGACTTTGCACGCGGGACTACGTGTTGTCCATCGGCGACGACGGTACCGAGTTCACCATCGACAAGGGGACGGTCGTGTTCATTCCAATCAGTGGCATCCACCACGACCCGCGCTACTATCCCGATCCGGACCGGTTCGATCCGGAGCGTTTCGGGGAAACGGCTAGGGACAACATTATACCCGGCACCTATCTGCCATTCGGGATTGGGCCACGTAACTGTATCGGCTCGCGGTTCGCGCTGATGGAGGTAAAGGCCATCATCTACCATCTGCTGTTGGAGTTTTCGTTCGAACGATGCGCCGAAACACAGGTtccaccaccgttggccaagGGATTCATGGGGCTTGGACTGGAAAAGGGTATTCAGATCGAGTTTAGACCAAGAAGTCTGCTGTCTGGTTGA
- the LOC131215106 gene encoding uncharacterized protein LOC131215106, producing the protein MEPVAVEQADQELSDLQAELEDHRLSIAESDTILAALEAKVTEQRQQHQVPLRFEQFRTFCHGVIQKCETATAKMRFETRSLARQNTHFRPLIERKREAVGSDALRVHLESFELERLAGERELRKALATDRELRMLGAVVKRETLQDQVALFDATQQHIRAQQAVDSELALLQEWHTKIEQTEREIAQLEQENERLRQELHSLLQRVSGTGVELSREPTLERRIKEAILQRVVASYGITGP; encoded by the coding sequence ATGGAACCGGTGGCCGTAGAACAAGCCGACCAAGAGCTGTCCGATCTGCAGGCGGAACTCGAAGACCACCGGCTGTCCATCGCCGAAAGCGACACCATTCTGGCTGCACTCGAGGCAAAGGTGACGGAGCAACGTCAGCAGCACCAAGTTCCGCtccgattcgagcagttccgaACGTTCTGCCACGGCGTGATACAAAAGTGTGAAACGGCGACGGCCAAGATGCGGTTCGAGACCCGATCGCTGGCCCGACAGAACACCCACTTCCGACCGTTGATCGAACGGAAGCGTGAAGCCGTCGGCAGTGATGCACTTCGTGTGCACTTGGAAAGTTTTGAGCTCGAGCGGCTCGCCGGTGAGCGAGAACTACGGAAGGCCTTGGCCACCGACCGCGAACTGCGGATGCTCGGGGCGGTggtgaaacgtgaaacgttGCAGGATCAGGTGGCCCTCTTCGACGCCACGCAGCAGCACATCCGAGCGCAGCAGGCCGTCGATAGCGAGCTGGCATTGCTGCAAGAGTGGCACACGAAAATCGAGCAGACCGAGCGGGAGATTGCTCAACTCGAACAGGAGAACGAGAGATTGCGCCAGGAATTGCACAGCCTGCTCCAACGGGTATCGGGTACTGGCGTAGAGCTATCCCGGGAACCCACCTTGGAACGCCGCATTAAGGAAGCGATCTTGCAAAGAGTCGTCGCGTCGTATGGTATAACCGGCCCGTAA